One stretch of Streptomyces hygroscopicus DNA includes these proteins:
- a CDS encoding lantibiotic ABC transporter permease: MYPAAIPETAVENTGTPAESEASPNFRDRFLHARATGARGAPPEFGMSVDAAESRLRRRDTVRDRPGGPAERRPPRKAARAPLVTLRGPRVPVRPQTRTTGYTVACPAAVFALHGVIVSVRQPREARRIPDGARDLGVRHRGVCSVPKALRGLPPGALPLRNFSHFVVPDRIDGRRVHPADPQSCRADTLMRGPGTTLVVIAHRLTAVEDTGRIVVLDEGRVVQAGRHDASPAHDGPCRSSVRPGGEGE, from the coding sequence ATGTACCCAGCCGCCATTCCGGAGACAGCGGTGGAGAACACCGGGACGCCGGCGGAATCCGAGGCCTCACCGAATTTCAGGGACCGATTCCTTCACGCCCGGGCGACGGGCGCGCGCGGCGCCCCTCCGGAATTCGGGATGTCCGTGGACGCCGCGGAATCCCGCCTGCGGCGCCGAGACACGGTCCGGGACAGGCCTGGAGGGCCCGCGGAGCGCAGGCCGCCGCGGAAGGCAGCGCGGGCCCCCCTCGTCACGCTGCGGGGGCCGCGGGTCCCGGTGCGTCCGCAGACGCGGACCACCGGCTACACCGTCGCGTGCCCGGCCGCGGTCTTTGCCCTGCACGGGGTGATCGTCTCCGTCCGGCAACCGCGCGAGGCCCGCCGGATCCCGGACGGCGCCCGGGACCTCGGGGTCCGCCACCGGGGCGTGTGCTCCGTCCCGAAGGCACTGCGCGGACTGCCGCCGGGCGCGCTCCCGCTCCGGAACTTCAGCCACTTCGTAGTGCCGGACCGAATCGACGGCCGACGAGTGCATCCGGCCGATCCACAGTCCTGCCGGGCCGACACCCTTATGCGCGGGCCCGGAACCACCCTGGTCGTCATCGCGCACCGCCTCACCGCCGTCGAGGACACCGGCCGGATCGTCGTGCTCGACGAGGGCCGCGTCGTGCAGGCGGGGCGGCACGACGCGTCACCAGCGCACGACGGCCCCTGCCGCTCTTCGGTCCGGCCGGGCGGGGAGGGCGAGTGA